The DNA region AGAAAGCATTCCTTTTCGGGAGGCTGGTGTCGTTCCGGCTGGGGCGATCGCCGCATTACAAGCTTTGCGAGATTTTGGAAATATTCAGGCGGGTCAAAAAGTATTGGTAAAAGGCGCGTCAGGTGGTGTCGGTTCGTTCGCTGTCCAAATTGCCAAAGCTTTCGGGGCAGAGGTAACCGCAGTATTGAGCACAAAAAAATTAGAGATGGGGCGATCGCTCGGGGTAGACCATCTGATTGATTACCAAAAAACGGATTTAACAACCCTTGAAGAGCAATATGACCTCATTCTCGATGCAGCAGGATTTCAACCGTTTTGGCATTATCTCCCTCTCCTAAAACCCACCGGAACCTATGTCATGGTCGGTGGCGCAACAACGCCATTCTTTCAAGCAATGTTATTCGGGGCGATCGCCGAAAAAATTACGGGTAAAAAAATTAAGTGCTTGGAAGCGAAAATGAACACAGACGATCTGAAACTCATTCGAGATTGGTTAACAGATCAAAAAATTAAGCCTTTCATTGATCGCGATTTTCAATTGACAGAAGTACCTGATGCTATTCGTTATCTCGAACAACGCCAAGGTCGAGGCAAAATTGCAGTTCAGGTGTCATCACTTTAGGCAGACAATAATGGCAGGTCAGATGTGTCCCGTTATGTTGTCGATTGACGGCGCTCTAAGAAAATGGAGACTATAACCCAAGCAACGAGTAAACCTACAATCCCGATACCAAATTTGCCCATAATATCGAGCACCTCGGGTAGCGGCAAAAATTGACCTAGGAAGTAAGGCAAGGTCACCGTCACCCCGGCCCAAACTACCGCTCCCGCTAAATTACAGGTGAGAAATAAGGCAAAAGGCATTTCGACAATGCCAGCGAGGGGAGCGGCAAAAATTCGAAAGAAGGTAACAAACCGCCCAAAGAAGACAGCTTTAGGAGCATTTTCAAGGAATTTTTCACGGGCTTCGTCTATTTTCTGGTCGCTAATCCGAAAGACATGGGCAATTTTCCGCAATAACGGTAGCCCACCCCATTTGCCGATGAAATAGCCAATGCTATTGCCTAAAAATGACCCGGCGATCGCCCCGAGCAGCACCCATTGATATTTCAGCTCACCACTACCGGCGAGGAATCCCCCCAACAGCGTGAGCGCTTCCCCTGGTATGGGAATCCCTGTATTTTCCAGACCAATCCCAACAAACACAGACCAATAGCCATAGTCATGAATAAACAGTTGCAGCGACTCTAAGGTGAAAAAATTTGTGACAAAATCTATGACAAAATCGAGGGTCATCGAAAATTCTTATTGGTTTTGCATTTATCCATTATGGGGTAGAGGCTCACACTCTTTGCAAAAAGAAGCCCCCAATTTCCCCCAAAATTCTTTAAGATAATTATTACGCAATGTAACAGAGTACTTCCTACCGTGACTCAGCTCGCTCCCCAGCCCAACTCTACAGAACCTGAGCAAATGTCCCATCCTCCAAAGCAGCGCGGTCTCGGTTGGAAAGGTATTGTTATTGGCGTTGTGATCGGTGTAATTGTCAGTGGCGTTGCGGGTCGATTTGGTCAGTCAGGAGCAGAGAATGACGCTCCGGCAGAGACGACAGAAGAAACAGCTGCTTCTAGAGAACCGAGCCGGGCCGTTACGGTAGAAACCATCGAAACTCAGGCGATCGCCAAAACAATTGAAGTTGTCGGTACTGTTGCAGCAGCAGATCTCATTTCGGTATCCTCACCGCGCAATGGACTGCAAATTACGAATTTATTAGTTGATGAAGGGGACTACGTTCAAGCGGGACAAGTTTTAGTGCAGCTGAATAATGACACCCTCCGCGCCGAATTGCTCCAAGCCAAAGCACAGGAAAGTCAATCTGCCGCTCGTTTAGCCGAGTTGACTGCGGGTGCAAGACCAGAAGAAATTGCCCGTGCCAAGGAACAAATTTCCCAAGCGAAAGCTGGTATTGAACGGGCAGAAGCAGATTTCGAACTTGCTCAACAACGCCTAGATCGTAATCAAGAGCTACTCAGTTCTGGGGCGATCGCCGCCGACACCCTCGATGATGCCCGTAGTCGCCGAGATTCAGCCCAAGCTAGCCTCAACCAAAATCAAGCAACCCTTAGAGAAGCAGAACAGCGCCTCCTCGAACTTCAACGGGGAACTCGTCGTGAAATTATTACCCAAGCCCAAGCCCAACTCAAACAATCTGAAGCCCAAGTCAATGTTGTAACAACTCGCCTCCAGGAAACCCAAATTGTGGCCCCTCGTGGCGGCAAAATCATCGAGAAATTTGCCCAAGTAGGCGACTTAACAAGTTCTGATCCTTTGTTTTCAATCGTTGAAAATGGGCAGCTAGAGTTACAGGCCAATATCCCGGAAACGCAGCTCTCCGAAGTGCAGCAGGGACAAACCGTGACGCTAACTGCCGATAGCGACCCGACTCTCATATTTAGCGGGACTATCGCCGAAATCATTCCAACTGTTGACCCCCAATCTCGCCAGGCAACGTTGAAAATAACCCTTGCTGCCGACAGTAATCTCAAACCGGGGATGCTCCTCCGCGCTGAAATCAAAACAGCCCAAGCTCGTGGTTACGCTGTACCAACATCTGCAGTCATTCCAGAAGATGGCGAAGGTGCAATCTTATTCCTTCTAAATTCGGATGATACTGTTGCAGCGCAGCCAGTACAGCTCGGCGAACTCCTTAGCAACGATAAAGTGGAAATTCTCAGTGGCCTACAAGCGGGCGATCGCCTAATTCTTGACGGCGCAGCTTATGTCAAAGATGGTGATTTAGTAGAAGTTGTATCGCCCATTAATTAGAGTAAAAACCATTTTCAACTATTATCAAGCACAAAAAGAAATAATCATAAAATTCATATCAAATAATCATAAAATCACAAAAAGTTCATATCCGATTTCTCCTAAGATGTCACACTAAAAGAACTGATTGCCGTTCAAAAGATTAGTGCAGCAGATATCAACCAGAGTTATGAACTTTGCAGTGAACTACTACCGACTGACTCTACCGATTGTTTTGAAAGCAGAGAGGCAGTGTAACTATTTAGTAAGTAAACCAGTAGAACTTTTCATTAATGAGCATGCTCCAGCTGAGTTATCAGAGGTTTGTCCAAAGAAGAAATACATTGACCGATGGAATGAGAAACTCTGGTTACAAGCTCAGGATAAGGATAAGTCTCTCTCACAACGGGCAATCGCCGTTACAGCCTTACGATGTTATGTCTCTTTGTGCTTAGACAAGACTGCTAAATTTATTTTTAAGAAGTATCGAAGCATTAGACCAGAAAACATCAACTTAGATGAAGTCAGAAATTTACTTTTAAGAGATACAGATATAGAGTGCCTATACTTGCTTGAAACTTCTAGCAACTATAGACGCAACAAAATGCAAAAGATGAGTCGAGATGAACGAGGTTTTTCAGAAACTTCAAGTAATGCTGTCGAATATCTTCCTCTAAGTTTCGAGGTTTTAGAGACATGGAATCCCAATCTTGAATCTGCCTTTAGCCTAAACAACTGGACAACTCAGAAGGCACTTGACTCAAACATCATGAAGCAACTGGGTATTGACCGCCATACGCCTTGGTACCGCCTCATGAAAATTGCTCAGCGTCGCCTCAAATTATTTAGTGACTATGACAAAAAATACATTAAAGCCTTCCAACAGGTTTACCAACTTGATTTAGATCAGAATCGAAAAAGCTATAACAGTCCTTATCCAGACCCAACTCAAAAACAGCTAGCCAACGTCTCAGAATTACTAAAAATAGAATTAAAATTTGTCAGCGCAGAGTGGGATATCAAGGCAGTTCAAAGCTATTTGAGGGAATTGGCAGATGAAATTCGCCGCCTGTATTTTGATATGCCTACTAACAGACAACTATTACTAGAGGTCCCTGCTGTAGAAATTGACCACGACCTAGAACGGGCTGTTCTGGATGCTCTTGATAAACTCGGTGAAGAAATTAATATTATTCAGCAGGCTGTTCAAAAAGTTTTTAGCCAACATCAAAAAAGTGTTCAGTCTAGCTTGGAAAGACATAATATTAACTTTCAGAAAATTATTTATCTGTACTATTGTGTCGGTTTGAGTCAATCTGAAATAGCTCGGCAAATTAATCGGGATCAATCACAGGTTTCTAGATTACTCAATCCAAAGAAATATCTGAAACAGACCTACGTCGAATGTATCGATATGGTTATAGGCTCTGTTATGCAAGACTTTTACTTTAGTGACGACCCAAATATTGTTGAGGATCTCGAACGTTATATTCGTGAGATATTCTCTAATGATTTTGAGAAAGCGAGGAAACTAATCTCGAGTCGAAGTAAACGAGGGAAAAATGTTGAGTCTGTTTATTTTCAAGCTATTTGCTCACTTTATTCATAGGAAAATCGTGAAGATAACTCAATTCCAAAAAAATCAGATATTAAAAATTATCTTAGTCATACGCATAACTCTTAGTAACTAAAACGATTAAAGTAAGAAGGAAATAGAAAAATAATGCATAGTAAAAGTGAAGTATTAGAAAAAAAAATCGTAAAACTTAATCAGAAGCATCTGAGTAAAGTAAACGCATTAGTCCCATCTAATTTGAACTTTGTTCTCACCAATAAAGCACGACATAAGCTAATAGCGGTCTTCGCATTACAAGTTTGGCTGGAGCAATATCATCTACAAATTCCCATAGGAGGACTAGAGAATTTGGGCGACGATCTTTTCCAATTACTATGCTTATCTTTTACGACACATTTGAAGCTAGGTAATTTTAAAGTCTGTGTTGTTCTCTGCGAAAACGAAGAAGAAGATATTTTAGATATTCCGGTGATCGCCGTCGAACTGCCTAAGCTAGCTTCTCACTTATACATATTTGTCAGCTTACGAGAAGAGGAGACTAATGCAAATAGTATTGACAACCAAACATCTATTCAAGCGAATATTTTAGGGTTTGTGAGACATGATCAGATTCGGGAGCGAAAACTAGATATTGACTATGATGAAACTCTGAAAAGTTATAGCGTTCCTCTTACAAACCTTGAGCCAAGCTTCAGTGCGCTTCATACCTGTATTCGTTATGTTAATCCTGATAAAGTCGTTGTGCCGTCCAGTCTCCACTATCCGGTTAGTGGGTTAGTGACGGCGAGAACAATAACAGAAAAAATGATGGCTCTTGCGCCATGCACATCTTGGTTAGCAGAATTATTTACTGGTGAAGAGCTAAATTACATCTTAGATGATAAAAAATCCAGGGAAAATTTACTAGAAAAGCGAGTTTTATCTAAGCCTATTTTACCCAAAATAAATTTATACGAATGGTTCCAAGAAATCATTAACGATAAGCAATCTAACCTTTTAACACCAAGAAAGTTTGTTGGAAATTTTCGAGGGACAAATGACAATCTTGCAGAAGAAAAAATTCGTGAATTCATCGCTTTAAAAGAGATTCCAGAAAATAAAAGTAAGTTACAGAGCAATGAGATCAATATTGGTTCTCTGATTTGTCAATATATTACTGTTACTTGGCCAAAATTTGAGACACAATTACATACCGGTGTGAATTTTTGCTTACTGTTGATTCCACTAAACCAGAAATACTTGCCGAATGGTATATCTGTAACGATTCAGCAATCACCTTTCCCAGATGAAGTCTACAAAAATTCTGAATTCGATTTGTATTACGATCTGATTTTAGATCTTGACCTACAGAATGAAATCAAGATTATTCTTAACTATAAAGAAGCCACTTATCAACAAGAGTTTATTTATTTAGAAAACTGAAAAAAGATTTTTTGGATTGGAGTCTAAAGAAGTCTCAATAAATATGTTGATGTAAGACAATGAAAAAAGTAACAGATAGCTTAGAGATAAAAAAAATAAAGTTTGAATTAAATATAGAGGAACATAATAGAAGTTTTTCTATTGCTGCTCGCTCACATGACCAAATAGCTGGATATCCTCGTCCAGAACAATCTGCTCGCTTAGATTATCCGGAGGATTTAGTACTTGCCTTAGAGGAGTGGCGTACTGCCTATCATGTCTACTATAAGAATATTTCTGGCAATCAAAATGCAGAACCACCTGCCCAAATTAATAAGTCTGAAGATGAGCAAACAAACTCCAATAGAAGGAGAGCTAGACGTGCTAGAGGTGGGAATCAAGATGAAAGAAAACTGAAGGATTTGATTGATCTTGAAAAAAATCTAAAGAAAGTCTTTACTGAGTGGCTTGAGAATCCTAAAATTTTATTAATTCGAGATTTTATTCGTCAAAAAATAGGAGTTTCAGCTTCTGATAGTGGCATTAGAAGTCACGATATTTTATTTAGTAAAGTTGATATTTTTATTGATTGTCAAGGAGAGCATTCGAAAGAATTTCGTAAGCTGCCGTGGTCAGAATGGCTGATTTTACCGAAAAAAATCAATGAAGAAAACCCTGATTTAATTAGATTCTTTCATACTGATCATAATCTCAATAGCGATAGTACTTTAGCTCCACTTCAAGAAAAGAAGTCTCGTTTGTTAGTGCTAGTTGGTGAGTATCGGGATCTAAATTTTAAAGAAGAGATAGACCTTTTTCAGAAGTTAGAGGATAAAAAGTTAGCAGATGTTCAGTTTCTCAATGCCAATGATGCAGAGTTTAATACAGAAAAAAAGTTTTTAGATAAATTAAAGGGTTTATTGCAAGATGACCGTGGTTGGACTGCCCTCGCTCTAGTTTGCCATGGTGATGATAAAAATCATGCAGGTGAAATAATTATTTCTCCACAAAGAATTTCGTTTACTGTTTCAAGATTTGCTGAATCGTTAATTATGGCTAAACAAAATGGCTTGCGATTCGCTTTTCTGGGATGTTGTCGAGGTACACTTATCGCCCAGGACTTAGTTCAGCATGGGCTGCACCAAGTATTTTTCCTGACAGAGAAGGTAGGTGATCGCCTAACGAAAGAATTTACCAAGCAGTTTGTAGATGGGCTTTTAGAATATAAATCAGTAGAGTCAATCAAAAGTCAGATTACTGATTATTTCCTAGAAGACAGTCAGAAAAATAGTTTTCCCTCTGCATATTTACTGCCACAGATTTTTTATCATCCAGATACAACTGCCCAAGATTTCTACTTAAGCGAAATTCCTCAGTCAAAGACAATTTGGCGGTTAGCAAAGCAAATCTTGCCTCAGTCACAAAAAGAAGTGATCGCTCTATGTAGTTTCTTGGCAGCAAGCACTTTCTGGTTTGTGCAAGATCCATTTCAAGATATGCGTCTGTTGTCTCAATCGTTCTTGCGAGCTAATGTGTTTTCCCAGAGTCAACCCGAGCCACCTATTCAACTTATTACTATTGACCAAGACTCTATTAATTTAGCGCGAGCAGAAGACCCAAACTTTCAAGAAGCCCCTTTTATTGACCGATCCTATCTGGCTAAAATCATTTCAAAATTATCGGAATTCGATACTCCTATTGTGGCGATCGCCTATGACCTTACAAGTGGCCCAGAGCCGACTCTAAAAAATGCAATTAAGAGTTATCTAACAAAAAAACAAACCTTACTCGTTTTCACAACAAATGGAAACTCACTACCATCATCACAATTTTATGATCCGAATCTTTCTTTCACTGGAGAAGGAAGTTACACCCCATGGGAACTAAGTAAACCTCCTCACCTCAATTGTACAGAAAATTGCTCATTTGCATTTCAGTTAGCACAGCTATCTGCTCTTGTTTCTCAATTTAGTAAGACAGAAAAAGAGACAATTAATGAACGTATGCTTGCTATTTTAGCGAAACAGGAAAATACAGAAGAAAATATTTCATCAGAAACAGATATTCGCTTAGATGCATTTAAAACATTAATAAATGATCAACTTTTTTCCATGAGACAATTCACGCATAACTTTCGAGAATTTGATATTCCAGCATCTAACAATCTGGATATTTCCCTACGAAGGAAGGTTTACAATTTTGTCTTGAAGCGATTATTTCCAACTTCTTTAATTGACTATTCCATCCCACCTCATCATGTTTATGAAAAGATGAATTCATCTTATTTTTTGGCAAGTGATGCAGATAATAGCCACTTACAGAAAAAGTTACGAAATCGTGTAGTGATTATTGCCCCTGGAGATTATAAAGCTGTACAAGATGTTGATTCAGATCTTCCTTTATCAACATGGTATTGGTGTTCATTACAACCTATTTCATTTGATATAAACCCTACAACTTGCGAAGCAAATCTTACCAGTGGCGAAATCCAAGCATATATGGCATATCACTATCTTGAAGGAAAAAATCTTCGTCAAGCCTCTTTTTTGATCACTGGGGTAATCGCTACTCTTGTTGGGAAAATCATTCATTTATACTTGTTTACTCTGGAGCTTGAGATACGTCAAAAAAAGAAACAACTATTTAAAGCAGCCCTAATATTAACAGGAATAATAAATAGTCTTATTTTTTTCTTTTTGAACTTATCAATTCCTTTTATTTTTACGATTCCTATCCTTTGGTATTATATTTTTGCAGCGCAAAAATCTCCATCACAAAAATCACTTTCTTCATAAATTTATTACCATGAAAAACCCTAGACTCCTTGCTATTTTCTCTTTATTTATATTGCTGTCTTTTACAATGAATACAAAGGCAGCAATGCAGAACCAAAGTAATTTAATATATCAAGATGCTCAAATAAAATCAGGCATAAAAAGTGTTGTTGGCTGGCTGAAAGATATCATCACTAAACCTGAGCGTGAACCGCCTAAAGGCTCTAGATTTTGCTTTGTTTCACCGGGGAAAGAAGTTGATGTTTCTATTAGTCAAAAACCAGCCTTCATCTGGCGAGGAAAAGCAGAAGATCTTAAAATCACAGACAAAGAAGGAGTAACCATAAGAGAAATTGAATATTCTCCAACTTTTGAACAAGGATATTGGATTTACCAACCAAATAAAGATCAAGCCCAGTTACCTGAAGGAGAATATTTCTTCTCTGTCCAACCCTTAGATGAAAATGGAAATCCAAAGCGATCCCGAATGAGAAAAGCTTTTCGTATTTCGCCTGATACCATCTACTCTGTTAGTGAGATACCAACTAATAGCAATGACGCACAATTAATGGCAAAAGATTTACTGAGTAAGGGAGTCTTTTGGGATGCTTACACTATCGCTCTAGGCTATCATAGTAATTATGCAACTAACTCGGAATGGAAAAGACAGTTAGAAGAGGCCAAAGCAGAGATTTGTTCGCGAAATTCAAATGATCTTGAAGAATAATCAGTTTCACCACAGTGCTATGCAGTTTTCAGGCAGAGCATCCATCTAAATAGTTAACCTCCCTCCCTCGAACATTCGAGGGAGGGAGGTTAACTATTTGCATATTTCTGAGTAAATTCGGCTAACTAACTCGGAATTTACCAAGGACTACCAACCATTGTGAAAGCAGACCAGTAGATTGGATCCGATAAATCAAACTTCTCTCTCTCGGACAAAAGCTGTTTCTTGTCATTGAGTTCTTCACCACCATTGGAAGCTGAGATATTGAGATTAAGCAATATATTCACATGATTCTCTTCTTCTCTTTGCCAAAGTGCCTCGCTATTCTCAATGTAAACTCGACCTTCTAATAAATCTTCTTGGGTTTGTCTGAGGGCTTCTGCTTTGATTAGCTGATTAGTATAGTTATCAGTTTTAATATCTTGAAATTGCCCATAGGAACTATAAAAACGAGACATGAAAATACTGGAAGCTCTGTCTCCCACTCGCCACAATGTTCCTAACACTGAGTTAGTTTCTGCTTTATGGGCGAAGCCTGCAAATCCTAATTCTGCGGATTGTTGAGGAGTGAGAATTAGTCTTTCTATTCGAAGACCATCTTCGTTGACTTCTCCAATAAATTCATCCACATCGATAGCCGTTTCACAGGCATCTAAAACTAAAAGATTGACATTCCCTAATCCCATTTTTCTAATGTGGTCAAGTTCGAGACGACCATTGTCTGTTCCAGTTCTGTCTGGATTAAAAGATATATAAGTGCCAGTTTCCTTATCAAAATTTGCGTGGGTGCTCCAGTGAACAATTCCCATTGGTGCTTCACGTTGGCGATCACCGACCTTTGGGATAGTAAAAGAAGACTCTACATTGGTGGGAAGAGTCATAAATGAATCGATTAACTCCGCATCAGTACTGATATCTTCTCCTATCTCTTGCCATAGCTCCTCAAACCGCCTTAGACCAGAAGGAACAAATGAAAGAAGTGCTTGCTCATCAATAGGGTCTGCAACTTGAGATGCTCCTGCAACTCTTAAGCTTAAACTCGTTAGAGGCTGGTAATTAGTTTCCGTTAAACTCATGCTAGGCATTAATCCCACGCTCTGTCGAGTAATAATAAAATCCAGTAAGCATTGATCTAAGACCATTTCTACTTCTAGACAATCATTTGTTTCTTGACCCATTGCCGCCAAAGGAACACTACGCAGCACATCATCTAAGATAAATGTCAAATTATCGATGTTTTCTTTTTGTCTAATTTCTGGGTTAAGATTCTCAATTAACCATTCATGAAACTGAGCAGATAGTTTTCTAAACTCATCATCAAAATTTCTGACAATATCTGATGTAGTTTCGTCAACCTTTAGTGTTTTCCGTAGCTGTGTCGTTTTTGCTTTGATGATGCCTCTTTCTGCTCCGGGAACAATCGTAAATTTAATTTCTTCATTTTTTGTCACGGTTATTAGAGTCAGGATATCATCTGGCTGTTCATCAAATTTTCGAGGATCTTGTACACAAGAATCTTTTAGCTCAGGCTCTAGAATCCCTTGAGTCGATTCTTGTGTGATGGTGCAATTTAGCCGTATATTTTGTGGTTGGAATAGTCCATAGACTAACGCTGGTCTAACACCTGTAACACTTTCAATGTAAGCCAATGTATCTTGGATTTCGTTAATACTTTTAATACGAATATCGTTAGCTAACTCATTGCCAGTAAAGTAGCTTTCAAATTGGCGGGTGAAGAATTCATCAATAAAAAAACCTTTGTCTTTAGCTTCAACCTCTTCTTGAATTTTCGGCAGGGTATCGTCAATGGCATTGTCTAGGGCATTGGGAAGACGATCGCTGGTGATGATGCTGATATTGCCGAGGAAAAAAGAACCGGGAAACACACGGAATGTATCGATAGTAAAGTCGCCAGAGTTTAATGCGCCCAGTGTGCCGTTGATAGAAGGATCTCCGACAATAAACGGAATAAATAGATCGCCGCCATTGTGGCGAATTGTAATAGGACCACTACCAGCCCCCCCGAAAGTCGAAATACTCGATAAAAGACCTGTGTCATCAACAAATGCACCTGTTGCCTGAAACAAACCCGTCACAGTGATATCTACTGATCCACCAGAACCAAGTCCACCACCTTGAGCATCAATAAAAACAATGTCGACGCTATTGGGGTCAATAGTGACATCGCCACCATCACCAACGATTCCTCGTGAAATAATTTGACCTGCTGAAATACCCTCAACGGAAAAGATTTCGATGTCGCCACCTGTATCACCGCTAGTGTTGATGTCGCCTGTTTCAATAACAGTTTGGGGATTGCCGAGAGCATTTAAAGAAACATTACCACCGACTCCGCCTGCGTTTGAGGCATCAAGATTTTGGGTAGCGATATTACCGTTATTGCTTAGTAGATTGATATTGCCACCATTGGTCGTAATATTACCCGCTAGATCAATATCTAATTCTGCCAAGATATCAACATTGCCGTTATTAACAACTAAATTACTATCGAGGCGAGCATTTCCTGAGTTACTAGAGAGCCTTAAAGTATCAATCTCAAATTCAACATTTGAGTCAGATGAAAGAACCGTATCACCGTCGTTCTCAATCTGAAGCACACCAGAAGTTCTGACATTTTCCAGAAAATTAACACTATTACTGTTAAAGGTTAAATTGCCACCATTTCCCGAAACGGAAGTTGCGTTGATAGCACCCAGATTTATCGCGCCATCAGTTTTAATGAGTGCAGTTCCGGCATCACCATCACCTGTTGTGAAAAGCTCCAAATCACCCGCTGTAACATCGATAGTGCCGCCATTTCGACTTATCAAATTAACAGTACCACCATCCTGTGTTCCCCAGAAGCGAAGAAATCCAGTTGTAATACTTTCATTAGCATTAATAATTAAAGAACCTGCATCCGATTGCGAGCTTTCAATATTCGTGCCAAGTATCCTGCCTGCAAGCACCGTATCACCTAGTTCAGGAAATGCTGTATTCACAGAACCTTCGGTGCTAGTAATTTCAATGCTTCCTGCACTGGAACCAACGCCAAAGCTAGATACAGACATTGTTCCCACTTGAACATCATCCACTGCTTGAATGGAAATTTGTCCACCATCTCCTAACTGATTAGAGGCATCAATAAATAGAGGCAAACTGTCCGTAAAGCTAGAGGTATCACCAGTGAAAATGTTTTCTAACTTGATACCTCCACCTGCGTTAAGGAAAATGCTCCCTGGCAATGAATCTGTAAGGGCTAAGTTATTTGGGTCAGCTCCAACTCTCAAACAGTTATAAGGACAATTAAGAGTGATATTTCCTCCGGCAGTCAAATCAATTCCACTACTAGAAACCGCATTAGAAAAGTTTGAAACCACTCCATTAAAAACACTCGCTGGATCATCAGTTCCAGTTAAGGTTAAGTTGTTTCCTGCATTTACTGTAATATTTCCTGCATTTCCAAAGTTTGGATTTGAAATTAGAGTACCAGCCGTAATATTGCCTGTTGCAGTTAGATTGATATTGTCAGAATTAAAACCAGTCGAAGAAATATTTTGAATGGTTAAGTCTCCATTAGTTGCAGTTAAAGAAACTGCTCCGCCAGAAGCATTATTATTCTGTCCTGCTTCAGATCGAATGTGTGCATCAATTGATATATCTGTTGCTGCATTAATTGTGATTCCCCCACTATTCCCATTAGCAGAAGAAACAAATATTTGGCCCCTGTTATTAGTGTCATCATTGGCCCTAAGTGAAACAGAGCCATTTATACTTTCAATCGTTATATCTCCAGCATTCTCCGTGGATTGATTAGGAGTAAATGGGTCATCGTAATCAACACCAGTATCAACATCTGTTAGCACAATATCTTGACTCGCGATAACGGTAATATTTCCAGATGCAACACCCGGTTGTGAAATTCCCGCATTTAAGTAACCTTCGGTAATTGAGATTCCGCCGTTT from [Leptolyngbya] sp. PCC 7376 includes:
- a CDS encoding CHASE2 domain-containing protein, which gives rise to MKKVTDSLEIKKIKFELNIEEHNRSFSIAARSHDQIAGYPRPEQSARLDYPEDLVLALEEWRTAYHVYYKNISGNQNAEPPAQINKSEDEQTNSNRRRARRARGGNQDERKLKDLIDLEKNLKKVFTEWLENPKILLIRDFIRQKIGVSASDSGIRSHDILFSKVDIFIDCQGEHSKEFRKLPWSEWLILPKKINEENPDLIRFFHTDHNLNSDSTLAPLQEKKSRLLVLVGEYRDLNFKEEIDLFQKLEDKKLADVQFLNANDAEFNTEKKFLDKLKGLLQDDRGWTALALVCHGDDKNHAGEIIISPQRISFTVSRFAESLIMAKQNGLRFAFLGCCRGTLIAQDLVQHGLHQVFFLTEKVGDRLTKEFTKQFVDGLLEYKSVESIKSQITDYFLEDSQKNSFPSAYLLPQIFYHPDTTAQDFYLSEIPQSKTIWRLAKQILPQSQKEVIALCSFLAASTFWFVQDPFQDMRLLSQSFLRANVFSQSQPEPPIQLITIDQDSINLARAEDPNFQEAPFIDRSYLAKIISKLSEFDTPIVAIAYDLTSGPEPTLKNAIKSYLTKKQTLLVFTTNGNSLPSSQFYDPNLSFTGEGSYTPWELSKPPHLNCTENCSFAFQLAQLSALVSQFSKTEKETINERMLAILAKQENTEENISSETDIRLDAFKTLINDQLFSMRQFTHNFREFDIPASNNLDISLRRKVYNFVLKRLFPTSLIDYSIPPHHVYEKMNSSYFLASDADNSHLQKKLRNRVVIIAPGDYKAVQDVDSDLPLSTWYWCSLQPISFDINPTTCEANLTSGEIQAYMAYHYLEGKNLRQASFLITGVIATLVGKIIHLYLFTLELEIRQKKKQLFKAALILTGIINSLIFFFLNLSIPFIFTIPILWYYIFAAQKSPSQKSLSS